The nucleotide sequence atcttcaaaacatcttttgggtttaacagaggaaactcaaaaggtttgaaaaaagtgaaggaagagtaaatgatCGCAGGTTTTTATTTTGGCGAAACTATCTTTGTATGGCTTATAGCCATTTCACAACCCTTTATGAAGGTTTACAGTGCATAAAGTAACTTAGTGCGGGTCAGTGCAATGCAGCAGCCAGCACAAGCCAGCAAAgacgaataaataaatgcaaactcTGAAATTAAGCAGCACAAATTAGTAAACACAATTTCCTACATCTGGGAAGAAAGTTTTCAGTATAACCAAACTTACCATTAGCTCATTTAATTTTTCATCTAAACGAGTACATGCATTTTACCATTCAGAAAGcctaaggagaaaaaaaaaatctacaaacaaGTACCTAAAAAGATATTCACATCAGACAACTAATCATCCTTGCTGCCAGACCCACGCAACCAagtttaaacaataataaatttaatagtaAAAGCATCACTTGAGACCCCTGCTGGTCTCACGAACACCCCTTCAAACAAAAACCTGTCACTTGTAAACCATTTCAATGGTCAAGTCTTTATAGAACCAACAAACCCCAAAATTTTGCTCACAACTGAAATCAAATGGATTaacgcaggggtcaccaatcttggtcctggagggccggtgcccctgcagggtttagctccatcttggctcaacacacctgcctggatgtttcaagtatacctaccaagagcttgattagcttgaaTCTAtatagctaaaatctgcaggacaccggtcctccaggaacaagtttagtgACCACTGGGTTAACGGGACAAACCAAACTACCCAGCCACTATTGTAACCTGTACAAGTTTACCCAGGCTTTCAATTGCAGGCAAAGGATGTAACTTTGgctccatctgctgttgaaaaaaacaaaaaagttcaaGTAGACGGAAGCAAACTGGattattataaaatgcatttattattattcacaaatGTAATCATTCTTTCCAGAGCAGAGCAATCAGTGCTCCTCAGTACACATATGGTGTGGCATAAAGACATAGTAACTTAATGGCTTTTTACTTTCAAGTAATGAAAAATCAGAGCCAACCCAAATCCTGTGATTTATTagcaaacatataaataaaagaacGAGAAGGAAATGCATAtttatagatatatgtatataaaaaaacacaaagacaAGTGTTGGACTTTGACATAAGGCTGACGTGATATGCATGGGATTGTGAAAGTTGAAGACACTTGAAAAATGATTAGGCAATAACTAAAAACTTGCATTACAGGAATGTAAATACAAATGTGCAGCCACCCTGGCTCCCCCCTCATTTCTGAAACATTCCACTCTTTGGCTTTCACAATAAGCATTGTGATTTTCAGTACAAGAACTGCAGAGACGACCTCCCTGGTGCAACCGGCAATTCACAATGCCCTCTCTCAAGGGCAAAGTGCTGATGGGACGGTGGATTTTACTATCTCTTCAGTTCACAAGATGAGTCAGGCTGCAGATGATCATTCATTGATATCTGACAGAGAACTGGAGCCAAGAACTGATACATATGAAGATTTCCATGTGCATTTCACCAAATGCACGTGACATAAAAAGCAACCCACAATAAACAACCCGTATATTGCTAATATTCAGCAGTGATTTGGGCTTCGAGGATTATAGGTACCATAAAGTAATCAAATGGAATCACCATTTTCTAGTTCAGTATTAAGTTCAACCCTCTTCCCAAATGCTACCGCCACTGCTCTACGTTTTCTAAATAGTCCAACATGATTTCACCGTCATCCTCCTCTAGCCAGTTCTCCTCTACCTGTCCTTCGGTCTCGCTCTCCAGCGTTCGTTCAGCATCTGCTTGTTTTTCTTCAGCAAAAGCGGGCGACTGCTCTGTCATTGGTGGCTCCTTGGTGGGTTTAAAAACCGCTTTTCCAGTCACCCCCAACCAAGACTTCACCTTGGCACGTAGCTTTCGCCGCTCCTGTATGCGTCGCTGACGGGCCTCCCTGCGCTCCTGCTGTCTGGCGAACTGGAAGCGCTGGAGAAAAAGATCCCGTGCATATTCATATAGCTCCACGTCCCATTGGTTAAGCTCTCGAATTCTGCGTTGGGTCTCCGGTTCCACTTCTACGCTCGCAGCACGGGTGCCGTTAAGCTGTGTAAAAGGTGCGATGAAGGACAGACGGAACGTGTGTTCAAACAGGTACTGCGTCTTACGTTGATATTCGGTCAGACCAAAAAAGGCCATGTTTCGCAAGTTGCGCTTGGCACTTTCCAGTAGCATGGCCCACCGCTGGTTCTCGCTCATTACCGTGAGGTTATAGCAGCCCACCAGGCTGAGGTCGGCCAGCATTCGGGTCTGTCTGTTGTTGGCTAGGTTGTAAGGGCACACCATGAATTCCTCCAGCGAGCAGCCGGACCAGTCGTCGCCAGGATAACAGCTGGGCAGCTCGGTCAGGGTGGGTAAACGGCCGTCACACATGTGTTTAGAAGCTTTCCAAGTGGCTCCACGCTGAACGTGCCTCCATTCGCTGAGATACCGCCACACCGGATCCCTCAAGATGGTGATGTAGTAGTAGTTCCTACTgcattcgaaaaaaaaaaaaaaaaagtatttgtcaTAAAAAAAGTGCACTCAAAAGTGATCACTGCAGAGCAACAAAATGAAAAGCAATATTGTGTATGAATCATTAAGTCTGGTAAAGCTGTCATATTTTGTGCATGTTCGCGGTGACAGAATTATTCATGGCGCAGTTTCTGTTAGAGTGCATCAGGGGAGCAATCTTGATGGAAAAACGGAATGAATTATAGCTGGTTGACTGTAATTATGGGCATTTCAGCATAACAGCGGATGAGAAGAATCATCTTTCAGCTCACATCTGCAACACTTTCCATATGAATATCAATTAAGACTGCCTGGATAAACTCAATTCAACAACAGCGTTGAAACGCTCTCTGGAGAGCCTCAACTTTTCCTTTACGTACAAGCCAGCAATGAGCCTGTGGGATTATGAGTCGATCTAATTGTGTCTGTTTGAAAAACTGTCGTTACATGTGGTTGTGTCTAAATGCACCAGTTGATTGAACTGTGCATGATctttttcacactttttaaatatttacattactttATTGCTCACTTAGATAATATTATAATACACTAAGAATTTGAAAACAAACTGTTATCAAGTAATCTAATCAGTAATCTTCACCAGATCACAAATGGTTTATAATTATAAAGCTATAATGCCAAATTCCCCTGCAtttgaagggttagttcacctaaaagtgCTTATATACTCAGCATTTACACTCAATCATATGATTCCAACCATTTTTgacttcttttattttattgaagaATGTTGTACACCAGTACCTATTGACACccacagtagaaaaaaataccatggaagtcaatggttactggtttccagctttTTCAAATATCTTTTCTGTTCAttagaggaaagaaactcaaatatgcTTAGAAACAAGTGATGGGTAACATCCGTAGTGTACTGGTCGGCGTTACTGTTTCTTGTCTTCTTTGCACTTAGCGTTGCAAAAACCGCACTTTGAGCTCTTATTTTAGTTTATCTTATTTCATTCTCTAGAATTTTTATAGAAGTGCAGTCTTGTGTTATGTTGTCAATTTATGTTGTTTGATAGAGCACCTTGGTCCTGGAGGAACGTTGTTTCGTTTTACTGTGTACTGCACTGTATATTGTCAAAGTATAAAAgccgtgccaggcacgaaagcttgacaggcgtagcaacagtaagtaaggagggcggggcttagcgaagggtcaattcacttatagcgcatgtctttggactgtgggggaaaacagagcacccggacAAAActccacgcgaacacggggagataatgcaaacttcacacagaaatgccagctgacccaactgaggctcgaaccagcgatcttcttctCAGCGATTGTGCTAcgcactgcgccaccatgacacccaaaTGTActttatttcagtgaatttatagCTTTCGTTTACACATTTTAATATGAAACAGCATGAATTTTAATATCCATTATTCATTGAGTAACTGACGCTGTCAGATAGTTAAAATTGATTATCAGCCATAACACAATTGAACTTTGTTATCGATATTGGCCAAATTTTTTGTACTGCCATATCTCTTGCTTTTTTTGTTGGATTTCAGCATTAAATAATTAGGTTTTAGTCATCCCATGATGATCCTTTCCATATACTTCCCACTTTTAGTCTCTTATTTTCACTACAGCTGAATTTAGTTgataaaaatacagtaatgttATGAAATATTCTTACATACCTAATTTACATTTGAACAGATTACAGAATGTGATAATTATTCCTGGGACAGTGATGAGAGACAAATTACTCCatgtttcatttctttcttttctcaaTATGCTGATTTATGCTCAAAAGCCATTTCTCATCAATTTCACAATCAGTGACTGTGATTCACCTTTTGGCATGCTTCAATAAATCATAAGTAATATTAATCACATGTAACATAGCTCTTTGCTGTCACTTGTGATCATCCTTGCTAATCAAACAAATTCACTTCTCTGAGAGAACCCCAAATATTTAAACCGCAGacttctttttatatatatatatatatatatatatatatatatatatatatatatatatatatatatatatatatatatatatatacatacacacacacacacacacatacacacacacacaacagttttgtctggtttttgaatctgattggctgatagtcgtgcgatattttgccagtaacatcacacaaaggcctcttcacccttcacctctgtgtgttagaccgcccacatacagcaagcaacaagcagagacgctacagtttgacaaatatcactgttgttagacaacaaaatgtacttttttttgtcgagaatgtagttgtttagattgcaactaagcaatttatttgtaagaatagcgcctattttaaaatatttatagtttcTGAGAGCTTGTCGGTGGCCAAAAACGGTTGCCTTTGTCtattcacaagatggcgccagaaccgcacagtagcccttgctcagtgtgttctcttgagcgcgaataaaaaactaaaaacggaagcctcgtggtttttaaggtggactggATAGAGTCactaagaagctgcgaataagaaacttgattcagccttgtccctccttatcgcaaacacaacagcagtctggtgagaaatctatGTAGACGGTTGGCATTtaatgtcacgttcagccttataatcttaaaatgtaagcaaaatttgctcttttgtcatcaccttaaggggtCACACACTAgaagcgccgcttcacattatactatagagaatcattcaaatactagctctaaagtgactttggtaaataagttacagcttctgctgttctgacgtcagctgcatgTGTGAATGAATATTGGAAGAAAGTAGCTCCTAATACAAGAGttttagactctgtgtttgattttcttttttatgtacaagattgtgccgtcgaactgttgtctaaacgcaatatcacacttgtagcagtgtgctatggctgtatatcagcactggagGGGCGCTAAGGCACAGCCTTTATATTTGGAGACTCGTGGTTTATATAACACGAGTCTCCAAATGCGAACATTATCAAACACTGTGGGTCTCATAATGCTACAGGGGGTTTATTTAAAGGACAGGCCTGAGAGAATGGCAGATGTTCTGGTGCCAGCAGGCTGTCTGCCCTCCGGGGTGTCTGAAAGGGTGAATGATTATGATGATGGGTCCCCTGTTGCAGGAATGCGCTGAATGAAAGCAGACACTCCGGGGTTAAACCTGACCTGTTGGAGTCCTTTTGTCTCCGCATAATTGACTTGCTAAGAGGTTTCAGAGCGAGAACAATATGAGAGGAAGGAGTGGCGAAGCGCACCGTGACGCCATACAACACACCATAACACAACAAAAGAAACAAGTTAGTTTATCGAGACGCATTTAAACTCATTAAGACACTAAATTAGTTTGGTATACTAATAAGTCTCACCTAGGAGTCATGCGTCTCTCCTGGGACTCCCGGTTGCTCATGAAGGAAGGCACGCAGTTGGTGAGCTCGGTCCAGTCCGCGTGCAGACCGCAGCTCCAGCCGGTGGAGAAGCGGGAGAACAGCCAGGTGTCGCGTTTGCCCGGCCGGTAGCAGGTACACTTCTTCTGGCCCGCATGGCACTCGCACGGCCTCTCCAGCTGGATGTTGCGGACCAGGTGACGGCCGAATGTGGTCCCTCCGGTTTTTTGAATGTGGAGGAACACAATAACATCGTCCCCCTTAATGTGGAAATCCACCGCGCGACTAAGGTCTTTAGTGGTAAAATTAAAACGAGGCACAAAGCGAACCAAAGCACCGTCCTCCGAGCTGTACGGATCTCCCGCACCGGCTCCGTTCAAGCGATCTCCGGGCGCGCGACTCCCCAGCCTCGAGGACAATGATGCCAGGTGTAGTAACTGCCAGTCGGATGTTGAACATATGTATTGCAGTACAATTCCGCCAAAAAACAGAATCATCAGCAGCGCGATGAGTAGCCGGCTGTAGTTGGATTTCCCATCCATCTTCTCGCTGGAAAAGTGAAAGCATTACTCGGTTGTGCGGCGGCTCGCTCACCGCGTCGCGTCGGCCAGGAGGAATGTTGAACAAAACCTGTGACTCGAGCACATCAAAACACGAACACGCCCAGCGCTTCTGGTGGATGTTCGTTTGATTGAAGCGAGTCTAGTCGGTGTCTACATGTTTTCACGAGGCTTTGTAGTCCGAACTTACATCGGATTGCTTTGTGATTCTTCGATAACTTCTGCTGTTTACCTCTGCCACAAATTCGTACTCGCTCTTCCCAGTTCCTCGTTTTCCCAGTAGTCCACATACAACGCCCACATCCGTACACCactcttcaaaataaaagtccatagGAATACTTTTATTGTgtaatattgtcttttttttacatttaattaaaatcagTTTGATATTTGTATGTGATTTAAACTGCTTTATGTGTATTTAATGGTAATACTAATTGTTtaattgtgtataaaatataataaaattaactatatatttaatatttattaaataaaaactatatattttcatataatttTGCATCATATTAATCATaaattattagttaatgttttattaaataatatatacttgttatataatacatacttgtaatatatacttatataacATATACTGGTTTTGGCcggtcaaactggttttagctggtcatttttcagcctaaccagcctggaaatagccaaTACCCCTCTAAAGCCAGGCTGGTTGACTAGCTTGAagcaggctggtttaagcagtttttttagtAACCAGCTTGGTGAAAGGGGTGattcttattttgttttgtttttttgccaaaaaaaaaaaaaaaatgtgtacctCTTTccagttatttgcctcattttctattaaaCTATAAACTctgaatttaggttacattatttttagctgaattagcttgtcgatGGTATTgtcagtatttttaaaatatgtaaatttattacatcataatatcaatacaaaaaagttttaaattaaaaactattgtcatttattaggctaacaaactggccagcacaacTTTCctcggtcagaatttggccatttgaataataaaaaaataaaacacaataattatGAGCTTCACACCTTTTCCAGCCtcacttgtaaaaaaaaagtacatgatTATAACAACTTATTTTAATATgggctgcttttggtgcttcacacttttttattggtcatgttttctttcaagaataaggtccaagatttagaataagtcacttgtaaaatgtttaccctgtttaaaaacaatatagtaGCAAAAGATGACCACTTACATCAgattatatgttttacacagctggatgttggactcttgaaaattaattgtttgcattgaAGAAAACTGATTAACTGAAGTCACACCAGgattctttcccagagatgggttgatcTAAAATAAGCGGTTCATTCTGATGAGCCAATTAAGCATAAGGTAAGCGTGTAAATGAAGTATAGCAATGCACACTTatcaaaaaataaacttaaaaaatgtcttaatatacatctgaagtcagaattattagccccctttaattttttcttcttttttaaaatatttcccaaattatgtttaacaaagcaagacatttttgataatatttttccttctggagaaagtcttatttgttttaattcggctagaataaatttttttttttttttaaacattttaaggtcaaaattattggcccctttaagaaatattttttcgatagtctacagaaccatcattttacaataacttgcctaattaccctaacctgcctagttaacctaattaacctagttaagcatttaaatgtcactttaagctgtataaaagtgtcttgaaaaatatctagtaaaatattatttactgccatcatggcaaagataaaagaaattggttattagaaacgagttattaaaactattatgtttagaaatgtgctgaggaaaatctctattaaacagacattggggaaaaattggggggctaatagttctgaccaACTGTATATAAAGATCATGTATAATTAAGTTTACTTCCAATAGCGCAGAAAAGAAActgaagatttttaaaaatatatcattataCCAACTAACATTCATCAGGATTTAACTCATTAACTTACTATTTATTTAGCATATTGTGGTCAGcatcacatttatttacattagcAATTAAGGAATGAATTTGAGGCTATGTTTGGATGCTTATCTGCTATGGGAGGTTAATAGCGTTACATTTATATCTGTCAGTGTTTATCTTATCTTAGCAGCTTATGTTAATTTAATAACAAACACAAAGACTGAATAATGGCTGATTAATCAAAGCTCATGATTGTTTTAACTCTTCATGGGCCCATTTAAAATTATCTAAAATAagcggttcattctgatgtgcCAATTAAGCCTAAgcaaagtgtgtaaatgaagtaTAGCAATGCACACTTATCAAAAAATAAACGTACAAAATATcttaatatacacacacaagatTGTTAAAGCAATCAATCAACAGATACAGCACGCAGATAAGAAACCACACCACACATCACAATTAAATATCTGCAGTCTTTATTTCAACAAGACTAAGAAATGTTTAATATAACTTTTCTCTTACATTTTTAGCATCTATCTCTCTTGGTTTTGCCCATATTAAGCACATACTCTGAATGGGTAAAATCTGATGAACATCTCTCAGAGACCACTAAATCGACTGCTCattatttacaattgtttttcttttctcctcTTCTTTCTTTAGTCTctctccctcctcctcctcctcctcatcactgATGTACAGAGCTGTA is from Danio rerio strain Tuebingen ecotype United States chromosome 14, GRCz12tu, whole genome shotgun sequence and encodes:
- the hs6st2 gene encoding heparan-sulfate 6-O-sulfotransferase 2, whose translation is MDGKSNYSRLLIALLMILFFGGIVLQYICSTSDWQLLHLASLSSRLGSRAPGDRLNGAGAGDPYSSEDGALVRFVPRFNFTTKDLSRAVDFHIKGDDVIVFLHIQKTGGTTFGRHLVRNIQLERPCECHAGQKKCTCYRPGKRDTWLFSRFSTGWSCGLHADWTELTNCVPSFMSNRESQERRMTPSRNYYYITILRDPVWRYLSEWRHVQRGATWKASKHMCDGRLPTLTELPSCYPGDDWSGCSLEEFMVCPYNLANNRQTRMLADLSLVGCYNLTVMSENQRWAMLLESAKRNLRNMAFFGLTEYQRKTQYLFEHTFRLSFIAPFTQLNGTRAASVEVEPETQRRIRELNQWDVELYEYARDLFLQRFQFARQQERREARQRRIQERRKLRAKVKSWLGVTGKAVFKPTKEPPMTEQSPAFAEEKQADAERTLESETEGQVEENWLEEDDGEIMLDYLENVEQWR
- the hs6st2 gene encoding heparan-sulfate 6-O-sulfotransferase 2 isoform X1, which codes for MDGKSNYSRLLIALLMILFFGGIVLQYICSTSDWQLLHLASLSSRLGSRAPGDRLNGAGAGDPYSSEDGALVRFVPRFNFTTKDLSRAVDFHIKGDDVIVFLHIQKTGGTTFGRHLVRNIQLERPCECHAGQKKCTCYRPGKRDTWLFSRFSTGWSCGLHADWTELTNCVPSFMSNRESQERRMTPRNYYYITILRDPVWRYLSEWRHVQRGATWKASKHMCDGRLPTLTELPSCYPGDDWSGCSLEEFMVCPYNLANNRQTRMLADLSLVGCYNLTVMSENQRWAMLLESAKRNLRNMAFFGLTEYQRKTQYLFEHTFRLSFIAPFTQLNGTRAASVEVEPETQRRIRELNQWDVELYEYARDLFLQRFQFARQQERREARQRRIQERRKLRAKVKSWLGVTGKAVFKPTKEPPMTEQSPAFAEEKQADAERTLESETEGQVEENWLEEDDGEIMLDYLENVEQWR